In a single window of the Biomphalaria glabrata chromosome 5, xgBioGlab47.1, whole genome shotgun sequence genome:
- the LOC106066854 gene encoding uncharacterized protein LOC106066854: MATQEHIASSHPPPPSPTPEWGTDSVALKDYASKFPVPGFAKVVKGNYMTLGSNKFSFQKQYHEVFIHSVKVGVKVLAHCLRRMDATTLTRRGNHNIFTATKLYAVDQRLAIPISYQGWFELLSEDGKSARPIVSVHELAKVKPDRCLVRENIKAYILSEDSSTSFDKSKIVIAGEQLLLAGEIELPSAIENKKIKLLKCFDSEGKSIYLSFDQKGTFTPIAAEDGFTGVFNIRDIVRRFRLPLTVKLVQGVRPKVDPARFTGLIRLDWVYTDDTAFVCPVDKNVVRLLPVPIDVNLQLVAATNQKAMKASELYRNMMTKCNRMIANYNNTLHLIVQVPDGVTKGKGRTNPNVFSQQLDIPVHSHRSKSKEHLLMDEIDDLYAYVRDGGPPPNLKKFAYDSDEESYWEEPAYEPLDEFRARLQAIEAGHRVNYHEKYRPQDPSKLNLDSELRKSRENLLDSSSAEHVVQQSKPMSPPPLPPRLFNFQPDNFGTDAEHSTNTLPQSVPIKTFSQSTHNITTVSNLGLVSSNHSSSSSLLNQKISQKEAKLGGGHFFSRSKSNAEAIVNKDRLNIPKRGQGGSQESTSTSGSSGNGHRNHIARDFKDSDISSMTKGGSSGSSGGPSSNIRKKMQTLYL, translated from the coding sequence ATGGCAACACAAGAACATATCGCTTCTTCGCATCCTCCGCCGCCATCACCGACTCCAGAATGGGGCACAGATTCTGTGGCACTGAAAGACTATGCCTCCAAATTTCCTGTTCCTGGATTTGCCAAAGTTGTTAAAGGGAATTACATGACCCTTGGGTCTAACAAATTCTCATTCCAGAAACAATACCACGAGGTGTTCATTCATTCTGTTAAGGTAGGAGTCAAAGTTCTAGCCCACTGCTTGAGACGAATGGACGCCACAACGCTGACTCGACGCGGTAACCACAACATCTTTACTGCCACCAAGCTCTACGCTGTTGACCAGCGCCTGGCTATTCCCATTTCTTACCAAGGCTGGTTCGAGCTGTTGTCCGAAGACGGAAAATCGGCCAGGCCCATCGTAAGCGTCCACGAATTGGCCAAAGTCAAGCCAGATCGTTGTCTAGTCAGAGAGAACATTAAGGCATACATCCTCAGTGAAGATAGTAGCACCAGCTTCGATAAATCAAAGATTGTCATCGCTGGAGAACAACTTTTACTTGCTGGTGAAATTGAGCTGCCATCGGCCAtcgaaaataaaaagataaaactaCTCAAATGTTTTGATTCTGAAGGTAAAAGCATTTACCTTAGCTTTGACCAAAAAGGAACATTCACACCCATAGCAGCGGAAGATGGGTTCACAGGTGTATTTAACATCAGGGACATTGTCCGAAGATTCAGACTTCCCTTGACCGTCAAGCTTGTGCAGGGAGTGCGGCCGAAGGTCGACCCGGCGAGATTCACTGGCTTAATTCGTTTGGACTGGGTCTACACGGATGACACCGCCTTCGTTTGTCCAGTGGATAAAAACGTCGTCCGCCTCCTTCCCGTCCCCATTGATGTCAACTTACAGCTGGTGGCTGCCACAAACCAAAAGGCTATGAAAGCCAGCGAGCTCTACCGTAATATGATGACCAAATGCAATCGCATGATAGCTAACTACAACAACACTCTCCATCTGATCGTTCAGGTGCCGGACGGTGTGACCAAAGGTAAAGGACGCACAAATCCCAACGTGTTTTCCCAACAGCTTGACATTCCCGTCCATTCGCACAGATCGAAGTCGAAAGAACACTTGCTAATGGACGAAATAGACGATCTTTACGCTTATGTTCGAGACGGAGGACCCCCTCCGAATCTGAAAAAATTTGCATACGACTCCGACGAGGAGAGCTACTGGGAAGAACCGGCTTACGAACCTCTGGACGAGTTTCGAGCTAGGCTTCAGGCTATAGAAGCGGGTCATCGGGTCAACTACCACGAAAAATATCGCCCTCAAGATCCTAGTAAACTCAACCTGGATAGCGAATTGAGAAAAAGTCGAGAAAATTTACTGGACAGTTCGAGCGCTGAACACGTGGTCCAGCAAAGTAAGCCGATGTCACCACCACCTCTCCCTCCTCGTCTTTTCAACTTTCAACCAGATAATTTCGGTACGGATGCAGAACACTCTACCAACACATTACCCCAGAGTGTTCCCATCAAGACATTTTCACAGAGTACCCACAACATAACAACTGTGTCCAATTTAGGATTAGTATCTTCTAATCATTCCTCGTCTTCCTCATTACTCAATCAAAAGATTTCACAGAAGGAGGCAAAACTTGGCGGCGGACATTTTTTCAGTCGATCCAAGAGCAACGCCGAGGCAATCGTCAATAAAGATCGTCTGAACATTCCAAAACGAGGGCAAGGAGGCAGCCAGGAGTCCACTTCGACTTCCGGAAGCAGCGGTAACGGTCACCGAAATCATATTGCCAGGGATTTTAAAGACTCCGACATTAGTTCCATGACCAAAGGCGGTTCTTCGGGATCATCTGGTGGTCCTTCGTCAAATATTAGGAAAAAGATGCAAACTTTATATTTGTGA